One genomic region from Candidatus Neomarinimicrobiota bacterium encodes:
- a CDS encoding protein-L-isoaspartate(D-aspartate) O-methyltransferase has translation MRSPSLIKFLGLILLLGIPAGITPQISGGDNFGKERETMIKTQIEARGVKDVRVLESMKAVPRHLFIGESLWPMAYSDGPLPIGYGQTISQPYIVALMTELLQPDTHHVVLEIGTGSGYQAAVLAKLVHWVYTIEIVPELGQSAKKTLKRLGYDNVAVRVDDGYQGWPEEAPFDRIVVTAAPEEIPPRLVEQLKAGGRMILPVGPQWWGQDLLIVEKDEEGNVSTKESIPVRFVPMVHEKERKN, from the coding sequence ATGCGATCACCTTCTCTCATTAAGTTTCTGGGTCTTATTCTCCTTCTTGGCATTCCGGCAGGCATCACTCCACAAATCTCAGGCGGTGATAACTTTGGCAAAGAACGGGAAACGATGATTAAAACACAGATTGAAGCACGCGGTGTCAAAGACGTCCGGGTTCTAGAATCTATGAAAGCGGTTCCCCGCCACCTTTTCATAGGCGAATCACTTTGGCCCATGGCTTATTCCGATGGCCCCCTTCCCATCGGCTACGGTCAGACCATCAGCCAGCCGTACATTGTGGCGCTCATGACCGAATTGCTCCAGCCGGACACTCACCACGTGGTCTTGGAAATCGGCACTGGCTCGGGCTACCAGGCCGCCGTTCTGGCCAAACTGGTCCATTGGGTCTACACCATAGAGATTGTGCCAGAGCTGGGCCAGAGCGCAAAAAAGACACTGAAACGTCTGGGATACGATAACGTGGCGGTGAGAGTCGACGACGGCTACCAGGGATGGCCTGAAGAAGCGCCATTCGACCGAATCGTCGTCACAGCGGCACCGGAGGAGATTCCGCCACGACTGGTGGAACAGCTCAAGGCGGGCGGGCGGATGATTCTGCCGGTAGGTCCCCAGTGGTGGGGACAGGATCTCCTTATCGTAGAAAAGGACGAAGAGGGTAATGTCAGTACGAAAGAATCAATCCCCGTTCGATTCGTTCCGATGGTTCACGAGAAAGAACGAAAGAACTAA